A single genomic interval of Daucus carota subsp. sativus chromosome 1, DH1 v3.0, whole genome shotgun sequence harbors:
- the LOC108210612 gene encoding probable enoyl-CoA hydratase 2, mitochondrial produces the protein MVAFPIITKSLSHHIFKKPFFSSQILDFKSQESNLFRIRTLILQSESSPVKLTKLSDLDSGIVEVNLDRPEAKNAIGKEMLRGLQNCFEAVYRDSSVNVMMISSSVPRVFCAGADLKERKMMTPYEVKDFVNSLRSTFSFLEGLHIPTIAVIEGAALGGGLEMALCCDLRICGEDAKMALPETGLAIIPGAGGTQRLPRLIGKSKAKELIYTGQKIYGRDALDIGLVNHCVPAGEAHSKALEVARAISQKGPLAVKMAKHAIDHGLEGDLTSGLDVEEDCYEKLLHTNDRLEGLAAFAEKRKPIYKGE, from the exons ATGGTAGCTTTCCCCATCATTACAAAGTCTCTAAGCCACCATATTTTCAAGAAACCCTTCTTCTCCTCACAAATTCTTGATTTTAAATCACAAGAATCAAATCTTTTTAGAATCAGAACTCTAATCTTGCAATCAGAATCATCCCCTGTCAAACTAACCAAACTCTCAGACCTTGACTCAG GTATTGTGGAGGTTAATCTGGATAGGCCTGAAGCGAAAAATGCGATTGGGAAGGAAATGCTGAGGGGGTTGCAGAATTGTTTCGAGGCTGTGTATAGGGATTCTTCTGTTAATGTTATGATGATTTCTAGTTCCGTGCCGCGGGTGTTTTGTGCTGGTGCTGATTTGAAG GAGAGGAAGATGATGACCCCATATGAGGTTAAGGATTTTGTTAACTCTTTGCGCTCAACTTTCTCATTCTTGGAG GGACTTCATATTCCAACTATAGCTGTTATTGAAGGTGCAGCATTGGGCGGAGGTCTGGAAATGGCATTGTGCTGCGATCTTCGGATATGTG GCGAAGATGCAAAAATGGCCTTGCCTGAAACTGGACTCGCGATAATACCTGG GGCAGGTGGGACGCAACGACTTCCTAGATTGATTGGAAAATCAAAGGCAAAGGAGCTTATATATACTGGTCAGAAAATATATGGAAGGGACGCACTAGATATTG GCCTTGTTAATCATTGTGTACCTGCTGGGGAAGCTCATTCAAAGGCTCTTGAAGTCGCTCGAGCTATAAGTCAGAAG GGTCCTCTGGCGGTAAAAATGGCAAAGCATGCCATTGACCATGGACTTGAGGGAGATCTGACATCGGGTTTGGACGTGGAAGAAGACTGCTATGAAAAGCTATTGCACACTAACGACAGACTGGAGGGCTTGGCAGCATTTGCAGAAAAGCGGAAACCTATTTATAAAGGTGAATGA